The Paenibacillus amylolyticus genome contains the following window.
CATGAATCGTGTACCATTTGTTGTCCTGCGTGGGATGTCGGATAAAGCGGATGGTTCGGCACATGTGAACTTTGCTGAATTTACCGTGGAATCTTCGCAGCGTTCACATCGCATTGTGGAGCATATGTTGGAAAATATGTAATTGCATAGGCTTGGATAGTAAAGCGATACATGATGAATGAAAGACCGCCTTTCGATTAGCTACTCCATGAGGTATGGATCAAGCTGTGAGAGGCGGTCTTTGTTATGTATATCGTTTTGCCAACAAATCTCGAATCAGTACATGAACCGATGGCGGAAGCGTACACGATCAAACTGTTCTTCCGATGTGATAGGCACCTGACTTCCGATCCGTACCATCAAACAGTTCGCAGGATGTGAACAGATCTCAGGATCGTCTGTTGCATACCAGGTCATGTCAATCGTTTGCATCAGCCTCTCCATCATTTTGCGATAATCCCATACGTCCAATCCGCTGCCCTTCAGGTCCCAATGCCAATAATATTCTGTGGTGAAAATAATGTAGTTCTCCATGTAGTGATCTTCCAGAGCGGTAAGCAACATCTCGCGTCCAATGCCGAGCGAACGATAGTCGTCTGCAACCTCGATTGCCCCAAGCTCAATCAGATCAGTCATATTGCCCTCCGACCAGCGTTCACAATCATCCGCGTAGTGGAAGGTTACATAGCCGATAATCGTTTCATTTTCGTGTGCAATGATAATTCGACCTTCAGGCAATGCTGCGATCTCCGCCAGAGCTTCCTGCTGCTCCGTTGGGCGCCGAAAGGCATCCAGGTCCGAGTGGAAGGCAAGGCGGCTGATCTCCTCGGCCTGCACGGGGCCTTCAACCGTAATCCGATGGCCGGACTTGAAGATGGAACGCATGTGATGTTCTTTGATATGTTCCATGGTTTTTGCTCCTTTCTCTCTCCTACTTATAGAGGTTGTTCAGAAAGTTTGCTATTGCAAAATCCAAAAAATAGAAAAGCCATAGACGACAATTGAAAAGATTTGCTATAATTGCGTAGACAAAAAATGTTCACAATTCAATACAGTATGGTTAACACCTGTTTGGCCGAGCAATACATGATGAGAAGTTCTCTCTACTAATGTAAGCGCTAACTGGAAGATCAGTCAACACAAAGGCAATGAGAAATGATCCCTAACGGGAATCGAAATGTCGAGTTGAAGGAGGCTGGCAAGCATGAGTCAAGCACATGGTGAGATGCTGCAAACGGTTGTGTCTGAATCTAATCTGGGCGATTACACGGAGGCGAGAAGCCGGTTTGATTGGGAATCGGTGGAAAGGCACTTTACGTGGCACGCCAGCGGAAAGGTAAACATGGCGCATGAAGCGATTGACCGTCATGTACTGGAAGGAAGGGGCGGAAAGACCGCTTTATTGTATAGCGATGCTTCGCGCGAAGAGGCCTATACTTTTGCTGACTTGAGTGAACAATCAAGTCGATTCGGGAATGTTCTCCGCAAATATGGCATCGCCAAAGGGGATCGGTGTTTATTTTTATGCCGCGAAGTCCTGAACTGTATTTCAGTCTACTTGGTATATTAAAAGCTGGAGCCATCGCGGGCCCTTTATTCGAAGCTTTTATGGAAACAGCAGTGAAGGACCGGCTGGAGGATAGCGGGGCAGTGGCACTCGTGACAACGCCGGAATTGCTGAAACGCATCAAACGTTCCGAGTTGCCTGAACTCAAACATATATTTATTGTGGGTGGGGGCGCGCAGACTGAGGAAGGACTCATCGATTTTGATGCAGAGATGTCCGCCGCTTCGGACGAGATGGAAGTGGAGTGGTTGAATCGTGAGGACGGTTTGCTAATTCACTATACCTCAGGCTCTACGGGTAAGCCCAAAGGCGTGTACCATGTTCAGAATGCCATGATTCAGCACTATTATACAGGTAAAGTTGTCCTGGATCTACGTGAAGATGATGTGTACTGGTGCACTGCTGACCCGGGTTGGGTCACAGGGACTTCTTACGGTATCTTTGCTCCATGGCTCAATGGAGTGACCAATGTGATACGGGGTGGTCGTTTCAGTCCTCAAGATTGGTACAGTACCATCCAGAAGAACAAAGTCACAGTATGGTACAGTGCGCCAACGGCCTTCCGCATGCTGATGGGAGCAGGAGAAGAGACCATTGCCCAGTTTGATCTGAGCAGTCTGCGTCATGTCATGTCTGTCGGTGAGCCGCTGAATCCGGAGGTTGTTCGTTGGGGATGGAAAGCCTATGGTCAGCGAATACATGATACCTGGTGGATGACGGAAACAGGTGCACAGCTGATCTGTAATTATCCCGGAATGCCAATCAAGCCTGGCTCCATGGGACGTCCGCTGCCTGGCATCGAAGCAGCCATTATTGATGATCGCGGGCAGGAATTGCCGCCTTACAGTATGGGTAATCTGGCGATACGGGCACCTTGGCCATCCATGATGGCGAAGATCTGGAATAACCCCGCGAAATATGAGGAATATTTCAGGCTTACAGGCTGGTATGTATCCGGTGACTCCGCTTATATGGATGAGGAAGGATATTTCTGGTTCCAGGGGAGGATTGATGATGTGATCAATTCTTCAGGCGAGCGTATCGGGCCCTTTGAAGTGGAGAGCAAGCTGGTAGAGCATCCAGCGGTAGCGGAGGCGGGTGTGATTGGTAAGCCGGATGTGACACGGGGGAGATCATCAAGGCCTTTGTGGCGCTTCGTGAAGGATATGAGGCGACACCGGAGCTGAAGGAAGAGATCTATCGTTTTGTCAAAGAGGGCCTGTCTGCCCACGCTGCTCCGCGTGAGATTGAGTTTAAGGATAAGCTGCCCAAGACACGTTCCGGCAAGATCATGCGGCGTGTACTGAAAGCCTGGGAGCTTGACCTGCCAGCGGGAGATCTATCCACCATTGAAGACTAACGTTGTTTAAAAGCCTGCTTCATGCCACGTGGTATGAAGCAGGCTTTTTTACTGCTGCACATGCAAAATAAAAAGCCGCACCCTCAGATTATGGTCTGAGGATGCGGCTTGTTTTGGATCGCTATGCCTGAATCAGGGTTGAAAATGTACGGCAGCAGAAGGTTCGGATTCACCTACACTGTTACTGGCAGATACCTTGAACCATCCACTGGTCGATGCGGGTACTCCATAATCCATGGTATTTCCCGCTGTTGTTCCAATTTTGGTGTAAGGAGCCGAGCCTGTTTCACTGTAATATACAGCATAACTATCTGCGTTTGGCGTTGATGCCCATTGAATGCGCAGTCCCTGAGAGAGGGCAGATACGCTGACTTGACCAGGTGTGCCTGGGGCTGTCGATGGCGTATTATCCGTCTGCGATTCTTCCGGCGTAATGATTGTGCCTGGAACTTCAATCGGCTCATTAATCTCTTCTTCCACAGCAGGAGGTACACTTCCAGCACTATTTACAGTAGCGCTAGGAGCGGACTCTCTGCCTGCAACATCCACTGCGGTTACATAGAAGGCGAAGTTACCGCCTTGTGCTGCATATGCAGAGAATGATCTGGATTCACCAGTCAGAACAACCTGACCCTGGTTCTGGAATCCTCCACCGTTCACAGAACGATACAAACGATAACCCACGACATCATTTTCAGGTGTGGCATTAAATGTAATGACAGCTCTGTCACCCGAGGTTGAGATGCGTACGTTACCCGGTGCATCGGGAGTTTTGCCGTTATCTGTTCTTGGATCAATCTGTGTCGGCATGTCTGCATCAGCATCTTCAGGAAGATAATAGGCAAGTGACTCATGTCGACTCATACGTGTGAATGCATTTTGCAATTCTTTGATGAGATCCGAGATTGGTTTTTTACGTTTGATTACTGTTTTTTCCTTCAACATGTCCGAAGGTGTTCCGTCACGCGGAATGTAGTTTACACCATTGTAAGTGATGTATTTGGCTTTGGCGACACCATCATCGCTATCTTTTGGAACAAACTTGCTGTTGAAAATATCCGTAACAAATTTGTCAGTCATGGATGTTGGCAACTTGCCGCTGTAAGCCGATACGGTACGCGTTTCGATGCCAGACGGTTTTTTGAACGAATCCGTGACGAACAGATCTTTTTGCGTATCGATCACTTCATTCAGGATTTTCGACCACAGTTGCTGTGCACGTTTCCGCTGTGATTTGCTCTCCAGCGTATTTACTGGCTGCTTGTATCCAACCCACACGCCAAGTGTGACATCGGGTGTATAACCTTCAAACCAGACATCTGCATAGTTTTGAGTGGAACCCGTTTTACCTACAATCGGCACACTCTTCGAATATTTGTAATTCTCACGTACTTTATCTGCCGTTCCTTCCGTAATAACGGTCCGCAGCATATCCGTCATGAGGTATGCTGTCTGCTCTGAGAAGGCTTGAACAGGTTCAGTATCGTGTTTATAGACGATGTTGCCTTTGGAATCTACAATTTTGCTGATCATGTAGGAATCGTTATATACACCATTATTGGCGATGGCACCATAGGCACTGGTCAGTTCTTCAACGGTTACACCGTATTGGAGTCCTCCGAGAACACCGGTCTGAGCCTGATAGTCTTCCTTCTGAATAGTGGTAATTCCTAATTTTTTGGCAAAGGCCCATGCTTTGTCGATCCCGACTTCTTCATTGAACAACTTCAAAGCCGGAATATTAAGTGAGTAATTCAGTGCTCTGCGGGCCGTAACAAGTCCTTGGTAACGGTTATTGGCATTTTTCGCAATATGGTACCCGCTAGGACCGCTTTTCAAGATGATCGGCGAGTCATCAATAATTGAAGCTGGCTGAACAAGACCTTCATCTAGCGCAGGAAGATAAGCAGCGATAGGTTTCATCGTTGAACCTGGCTGACGTATCATCTGTGTTGCATAGTTCATCTGTTCATCCTGGAAATCCCGTCCTTCAATCATGCCCAGGATGGCACCGGTTTTGTGATTAATCAGCATGGCAGCAGTTTGTTCTTTCCCTTTGACAGGATCATCTGCTGAGAAGTTGCTGTCATCTTCCGCAATGGTACGCATCGTTTTATAGATGCTTTTGTTGATGGTCGTGTAAATACGATATCCACCTGTTCGCAGTTGCGTCTGAGCTTCCTCTAATAACGCGCTGCTTTCCTTCTGAGGTGTGTCTGCATCCGTAGCTTTGTCTGTAGATTCAGCTGTGTCGGAATTCAACTGTTTCATCAAAATCTGTGCAGCTTGTCGTTCCGTTTCCATCATAAGATATGGATAAGTGTTGTAAGCTTTGACGGTTTTCGGAGCGAGTGAGCTTTTGATATCAAAGGCAAGAGCTTCGTCGTACTCGGACTGATTAATCTTGCCCAGTTCAAGCATACGGCGCAATACCAGATGCTGACGGTTGATTGCGCGGTCAAAATTTTCCTCTACAAAATCACCTTTACCGTTAAATGCGGAGTAAGAGGAGGGGAGTTGAGGCAATCCAGCAAGATAAGCAGCCTGAGCAATGTTGACTTTTTCTAGATCATTAATATTGAACAATCCTTTGGCGGCGGCTTTGATCCCGTAAACGTTGTATCCGCTGGAGCCATTACCAAAAGGAACCTTGTTCAGATAGGCTGTCATGATTTCGTCTTTGGTCAGGAAACGTTCGAGTCGGAGTGAGAGCAAAATTTCTTTCACTTTCCGATCTTCCGTGCGATCCAGATTCAAAAACACACGACGTGCCAATTGCTGAGTCAGTGTACTACCACCGGTTTGTACTGATTCTTTCAGTACTTTTTGTTTCACGGCACGTAGTGTTCCGCTCATGTCTACACCTTTATGTTCGTAAAAATGATTGTCTTCAATCGAAATGACTGCATCAATAACCTTTTGTGGAATCTGGTCTGTAGTGACCGGACGCCTGTCTTCTTCCGTACGTAATTGACCGATCGGACTGCCGTCGGCAAAGTAAGCAAAGCCTGTGATGGAGTTTTCGCTGACTTTTTGTTCAATCAGGGCCCTTGAACGGACAGGCTCGTCTTTCACAATGGAACTGACGTATCCCATCAAAGCACCGCCTACAAATAGTACGCCCATAAATCCAAGGACAACCATCCATTTGACGAAACTTCCCAGTCTGCGGGCAAAGCTGCGTTTGCGTACAGGCTGTTCATCGGGCTTTTTCTTATTAACATCAACCATTCAGTGTCTTCCTCCTTTTAACAGCACTTATTATAGCATAAAAAGGCGGGTTTGCATGCCTGAGAAATACAAGTAATGGTCGAAATTTGCCATTCTGCCATGCTTTATGCTATATATCATGCGATATTGAAGCACATTTCATGAGTTGTTAGTCAAAATAAGCAGGCCACCTCCATGCTGAAGTGCATAGGGTGGCCTGAATGATATGTCGTATTGGAGGTCTTCTATATTAGGTTTTGAAGCGTTGAATCAGTTTAAGCAGTTCCTGCGTAAGATTAGCGAGAGCGGCAGATGCTGCTGTAATCTGTTCCATGGATGCAAGCTGTTCTTCAGAGGCAGAAGCTACACGAGTTGCATGATCTGCTGTCTCATGACCAATGGTTTTGAGCTGCACCAACGTGGCATCAACCTGCTGTGATCCAGCTGACATCTGTTGTGCAATGGCTGATACATGCTCAACCTGCTCATTCACATCTGAAATCTGTGATGAGATGGAGAGGAATAGTTCACCACTCTCATTAATTACTTCCGCTATATGGCTAACCTCGGCATTTCCCTGTTCCATATTTTCAACGAGAGAAAGAACCTCTTGCTGAACGTTATGAATCAATGCTGCAATCTGCGCTGCTGATCTTCTGGATTGTTCGGCCAGATTACGAATCTCGGAAGCAACAACACCGAATCCTCGCCCGTGTTCCCCTGCACGTGATGCTTCAATGGAAGCATTAAGTGCAAGAAGATTGGTTTGACGGCTAACTTCTGTAATCATGCCTGTAATATGGCCAATCTCTTCAGAACGTTGACGGAAATTCTCCAGAGCAGTCATGGATGTCTGTACAGAAGAGGTGGCACTATCGACCATACGCATGGCGGACTGAATCTTATCGGTTCCAACCGTTGTTCGCTCAGCCACAGCTCGGGATGAATCGGATACATCGGAGGCTGCCTGTGCAATTCTTCCGATCCCTTCAGATATTTCATTCATGGAACGGGAGGACTCTTGCAGCTCCTGCACCTGTCTACCTGCTTTATCTGCAACTTCGACTCCTGTTAATGCAATCAGTTCGGCAGCTTTCCCTGTTTCTTCAGCACTTGCGCTTAACTGTTGAGAGGTGGAGCCCACAGATAGGGCATGTTCGGAAATAACGGATATGGTATGACGCAGTGTATCCATCATTTGATTCATATGACCCGCCATGACGCCAAATTCATCTTTGGATCGTACAGGTAACTTTTGTGTCAGATCTCCGCCAGCCAACTGTCCAGCGACGATGTTGACTTGATTCAACTGTCTTACAATGGAGATGATGGTGTAGGTAACCACACCTGCAAGCAGAAGTATTGCCAGTGCAGCTATCAGGATGGACCAGTTCAAGCTCTCATAGAAAGGTTGAAGGATATGGCTCTTTGGCAGCGCGGATACAAGGTACCAGTTCGAATCTGTTCCTTGTAAATTGGCGGTTTCGGCAATAAACAGTTCATCCCCTGCTTCAGGGTCATTGGCGTAAAACTGGGACTCGCCAGCTTGTATACGCTGAATGACTGTCTTTATATCAGGTGGAATGACGGCTCCTTCATGAGCCAGTTCCGGTTTGGAGCCGTGTGCAGCAATCTGTCCTTCGCTCGTAATAAGCATGGCATAACCCTGATCCGGATTAAGTGATGCTATATTTTGCTGAAAACGATCAATGGTAAAGTCTGCCCCAACAATACCGAGAAAAGTTTGATTCTCATCTAATAGGGGGAGGACAATCGAAACAAGTAGTGTTTCTTTACCGCCAACCGTATAGGTAACCGGCTCGGACCAATAGATGGATTTGGTTTTCTTTGGCTGCTGATAGTAAGTACTGGTTTCACCGCTTCCCTCATAAGTGGGCATAGGCTCAAAAAGCAGGGAGTTGCCATCGCGTACAACATATGGAACGAATCGACCCGTATCATCATCATATTCTTCTTTGTTGACATGATCGGCATCGTTTCCATCAAAGGCATTAGGTTCCCAGCCCGTATAAAAGCCAAAAACTTTCTCATCCTTTTTCAGATACTGTTCAAGGAGTCTAACGACTTCCTCGCGATTGAGTGAGCCGTTCTGGGCGGCGTCCAATAACGTAGTGCTCATGGTGTCCAATGTGTTTTTGACCTGATTGATATCTGTCATAAACTCGTTCGTAGCCCGATTGGCTGCCTGTCCAGCCACACTTTCGCCGTACTGCAGGCTTTTGTCGTAAATGGACTTGGTGTTAAATGTAATCAGGGCTCCAATACAGCAGAGTAATACAATTCCGAGTAGAAGTCCGAGCTTGACAGCAAGCTTGCGATTGCGAAAAAAATGCATTGTTATAGTCCCCTCAATGTTACTCTTGTGATGTCATTAATGATGTGTGCTTCTCCAAAAAGGGAGTCTATACTTTATATCGATATTTGAGGTCCTATAATGAAGGTAAATAGAAAAAAATGCATAGAAAAACAGCTGCCGAGAAAATCTCGACAGCTGTTTGGATTGAAACTTTAATGTGATTGCAACGATTAACGGTTGTAGAACTCGACGATTTGTTTTTCATCGATGTCTTGGGACAATTCAGCGCGCTCAGGCAAGCGGATGAATTTACCTTCTACAGCAGCTTCGTTGTATTCAACGTATGCTGGAAGATGCGAACGACCTTCCAAAGCTTCTTTAACGGAAGAAAGAGCGCGGCTCTTCTCACGCAAGCCGATTACATCGCCAGTGCTTACTTGGTAAGAAGCGATATCGACTTTTTTGCCGTTTACAGTTACGTGACCGTGTGCTACCAACTGACGCGCTCCAGCGCGGGAGTTAGCAAATCCAAGGCGGTAAACGAGGTTGTCAAGGCGGCACTCAAGCAAGAACATGAAGTTCTCACCGGCAATACCTTGCATTTTTTGAGCTTTAGAGAACAGTGTGCGGAATTGCTTCTCGCCCAAACCGTACATGTGGCGCAATTTTTGTTTTTCTTGCAATTGCATACCGTAGTTGCTCATTTTTCTGCGTTGGTTAGCTCCGTGCTGACCTGGAGGGAAAGGACGTTTCAATTCTTTGCCTGTTCCGCTAAGGGAAATGCCGAGGCGACGGCTCAATTTAAATTTAGGACCAGTGTAACGTGCCATGTTTAAAGTAGCTCCTTTTTAGTTAAAGTTCATATTAGGGCTCTGTTTGCGCTCCAATTTGTTGATGCGGGCTTGGCCTCGCATAGAACGATCAGGAAAGTTCAGCCGCTGTCCTGAAAGCAACAAAAAGAATGAGGGTGACACAACCGGTAATGCCCAAATTTAAAGACCCATTAGTAGTCTTCATCAACAATTTATATTACAGTTTAAGAGAACCAAAGTCAAGCGTAGGATAAAAGTAAAAAAAACGTCTAAATTTGTCGATAGGTCATTGGGCCTAAAATAATGGGACAATTTTCTGAAATATGGATGCAAAAAAGCTTTAAACAGAGTAAAATAGAATGTATCTTAACTTTAAATCATCTTTATGTAACAAGGTTATCGCAACGAATTTGCAGGTTTGCGATAACGTCTGCAGATTAATGCATCCTGGTGGATGCAAAAACGGTGCAAAGGAGCGCCTGACATGTTAGAACATCTAAGAAGTTTACCTGCCAGCTTGAATTCACGAAGTTCGGGCGATTCCGCATCTTTTGCCGCTTCTCGTTCTCATGAAGAGCATGTGTTGTGGATGCAAAAAATGGATATCACACCTTTTGATTTTTCATATTTGGGCAGCTTGCTAGAGCAGGCATACAGTGACTGGAACTCCAGAGTGGGATCGAGCCTTGCCAGGAAATCGACCTTTTACAGCGTGTGGAACACGGAAGGCGACTGCATATCATATGATAGCAATCTTGAAGCTGACCCGGGCGTGGATGCACGCAGGCTGGTATTGGAATGTTTGCATAAGAGACAGGTCCTGTCCCTCAATGGGACAAGCGAACGTGGAGAATATCATATAATAACACATCCCTTATTCTCCAGAACGAACAAGGATATGTTTGCCGTATTCACTGCTGTGATCTATGAATCCAATCAATATGAAACGTCTGAAGCTGTGGTTCAATCTGAGGCATTGCATTATCACACCTGCTTTTACCGAAGATTTGAATACATATTTATGACGGACCTGTTACATGCTCATGAACAAACTGCACGTGAGGAACACCGGAGGTCCATCCTCTTTCAGATTGTCCAGCGCATGCATGACAAAATGGATGTCGAGGCCATATTGGATGAGGTATTTGACAGTATGGACTACTTGTACCCGGCCACTTATATCAAATTGTATATGTCTCAGGATCAGAGCAATTCTGATCCGCGGATTAAACCGTTGCTTGTCCATGAGCAAGGAGAAGATATATGTGTGCGTTCATTTACAGAAGGCAAGCTGATCGTTGCTCGCTCTGATGATGCAGAGAACCGGATTGTGGATGTAGGGATTCCGTTGAAAGGCAAACAGGGCATATACGGTGTGTTCCATATCGAAATGAATGAAGAGATTATGGAAGAATCGGATCTGCAATTGATCACGATGATGGTTGACACCGCAGGTACGGCCTTTGAGAATGCCAAATTGCATGAGCAATCCAACATGTTAATTCAGGAGCTTCGTCTAATTAATGATCTTACACAGCGGTTAAATAAGAGTCTGCATCTTTCCGAGATTTATCAATTGTCCGAGCAAGAGTTAAAAGAAATATTCCAGGCTGAAACGTGTTGTATTCTTCAACTCAACGACAGTACGAATGACTTTGAAGTCATGTCATCCAACGTGAAGGATGTTTTTCACCAATCCTTTTCTGTAGATTACGGTATCGCAGGTTTGGTGTATCGAACAGAGGAACCGCTTATTATACCCAATTATGCGCAATACGATAAAGTATCCTCCTTCTTCATGGAAGATACGGGGTCCATGTCACTGATCGCATCACCGATCAGAGTCAATGGTGAAGTGAAGGGTGCCATTTTGCTGGGACATAGTAGGGAGCATTATTTTTCATATGATAACTATCGGCTCTTACAGATGTTATCCATTCATATCGGCATTGCCTTGTCAAATGCGACGCTGCATGCCGAGGTTCGTCGTTTGGCTAATCTGGACATGTTGACAGGTCTGTACGTGCGGCATTATCTGGATAGTGTGATTCACGAGCGACAGGCTCATGAATTCTGTGGTTCCCTCATTGTGGTGGATATTGATCAGTTCAAACAGGTGAATGATACATTCGGCCACCAGACGGGAGATCAAGTATTGAAACAAGTGAGTGAGATCGTCACCAGTTCTGTTCGCCCTCAGGATGTCTGCGCCAGATGGGGTGGAGAAGAACTGGCGATTTATATGCCCCAGGTGAGCGTAAGGCAGGCGCTGGATTATGCGGAAGTGATTCGACAGAGAGTCGCCGAGGAGACCAGACCTCTCGTCACGGTATCCAGTGGCATCGCAGAATGGAATTGGATGGATGAGAAGGTTAGTGTGGAGTCGCTGTTTTATCGGGCTGACATGGCTCTGTACAGCGCCAAGAACGGTGGTCGGAACAGAATCGTTGTCGAAGAACAGAATGTAACACGTTAAGAGAGAACCATTCCAATGGCGGAGTCGTTCTCTTTTTTATGCATCGGAGATCAAGTTGTATATAGAAGGCAGTATAAGCTTATACGGGCGGGGCAATCTATGAAGAAAATTCATGGAAGGGTGAGGATAGATATGCTTAACCGCCGTTCGGTACGTACATTATGGTTATTTGTGAGCATCGTGATTATGGGTCTTCCAGGTTGTGGATTTCAGCGAGATCGAACGCCTGAAGAGGTTTTTTCCCTGGCTTTGTCGGGGATAGCGGGAAAAGAAACGTTGAGCTTCGAAGGAGAGGCAGGACTTCGTCGGGAGAACAGTGGGCTGTTCGAGAATCAGTTTAAATTCGAAGGCAAGCTGGAGAATCATGATCGCCTGACCCTACAAACCCGATTACCTGGAGAAGTAACTGCCGTGGGCACAGACATTCATACGACCGCCGTAAAAAATAACGGACAACCCAGTGGATTTAGCGCCGCTTTTGAGCGGAAACAGGGGCAATGGATGGCATTGTCTGCGCAACATGAGCCGCTGCGGGGTTCTCTTTCCCGTTTCAATCCAATTGCCCAACTGGAGAAGATCGATAAGATGAACAAAACCATTCAATCCGAATATGGGGCTGGTCGTCGAACCAGAACATTACGGATTGAACTTGCACCGGAAGACGCCAAAACATGGGCTGTAGCCCAGCTAAACGACGAGATGAACGCCATTCGTGCAGAATATATGCATAAGGCTGCTACCGTGAAAGGGGCGCGTAAGGAGAAGCTGGAGAAGGATCTGGACAACGTGTGGAAGCAGGGTGAAACAACGATGCAACAGATGATGAAGCAGGCGAGCGTGCAGACGGTATATCATCTCACCGTAGATCGGAAGAGCAGTCTGCCTCTTCGCCTATCCTCTGAAAGTCAGGTGAGTTATACGGACAACAATCGTAAAAGCAACAAAGAAGCCCTCGTCACCGATGTCAACTTCAAGTCATATCAATAAACGAAGTGAGGGGACTGCCTGCTGACGGAATGACTATTCGCGTGCTACAATAGTATCGTAATTTACCGTTGTTCAATTCAAGCATGGCAGAAGACAGGAGGATTTTACCAAGATGAAGGACCCAAGAATTCAAAAGCTTGCAGCAAGCCTGGTGGGCTATTCTGTAGATGTACAGCCTGGTGAAAATGTATTGGTTGAGATGATTGGATCAGAACGTGATCTGATTAACGCCATCATTGAAGAGGTAGGCAAAAAGGGCGGTAACGTCTTTGTACAGTTGACCGATAAAACCGTACAGCGTGCGATGCTGAAAAATGCGACAGAAGAAATGATGAAAACGTGGGCAGAGATTGATCTGAACCGTATGAAGCAGATGGATTGTTATATCGGTATTCGTGCGGGAGAAAATGTGAATGATCTGTCCGATGTACCGGAAGAAAAAATGAAAATGTACAATGCATTGTACTCCCACCCGGTACATAGTGAACAACGTGTCAAACATACGAAATGGGTTGTGCTTCGTTACCCTAACGCAAGTATGGCGCAACTCGCCAATACGAGTACGGAAGCGTTCGAAGATTTCTACTTCGACGTATGTAACCTGGATTACGCCAAAATGGACAAAGCTCAAGACTCACTCGCTAACCTGATGAAGCGGACGGACAAAGTTCGTATCACGGGACCAGGAACAGAGCTGAGCTTCTCCATTAAAGATATTGGTGCAGAGAAATGTTCCGGGCAAAAAAATATTCCGGATGGTGAAGTGTACAGTGCTCCTGTGCGTAACTCCGTGAATGGAACGATCAGTTACAACACGCCAACACTTTATAATGGAGTGACATTT
Protein-coding sequences here:
- a CDS encoding GNAT family N-acetyltransferase yields the protein MEHIKEHHMRSIFKSGHRITVEGPVQAEEISRLAFHSDLDAFRRPTEQQEALAEIAALPEGRIIIAHENETIIGYVTFHYADDCERWSEGNMTDLIELGAIEVADDYRSLGIGREMLLTALEDHYMENYIIFTTEYYWHWDLKGSGLDVWDYRKMMERLMQTIDMTWYATDDPEICSHPANCLMVRIGSQVPITSEEQFDRVRFRHRFMY
- a CDS encoding transglycosylase domain-containing protein; the encoded protein is MVDVNKKKPDEQPVRKRSFARRLGSFVKWMVVLGFMGVLFVGGALMGYVSSIVKDEPVRSRALIEQKVSENSITGFAYFADGSPIGQLRTEEDRRPVTTDQIPQKVIDAVISIEDNHFYEHKGVDMSGTLRAVKQKVLKESVQTGGSTLTQQLARRVFLNLDRTEDRKVKEILLSLRLERFLTKDEIMTAYLNKVPFGNGSSGYNVYGIKAAAKGLFNINDLEKVNIAQAAYLAGLPQLPSSYSAFNGKGDFVEENFDRAINRQHLVLRRMLELGKINQSEYDEALAFDIKSSLAPKTVKAYNTYPYLMMETERQAAQILMKQLNSDTAESTDKATDADTPQKESSALLEEAQTQLRTGGYRIYTTINKSIYKTMRTIAEDDSNFSADDPVKGKEQTAAMLINHKTGAILGMIEGRDFQDEQMNYATQMIRQPGSTMKPIAAYLPALDEGLVQPASIIDDSPIILKSGPSGYHIAKNANNRYQGLVTARRALNYSLNIPALKLFNEEVGIDKAWAFAKKLGITTIQKEDYQAQTGVLGGLQYGVTVEELTSAYGAIANNGVYNDSYMISKIVDSKGNIVYKHDTEPVQAFSEQTAYLMTDMLRTVITEGTADKVRENYKYSKSVPIVGKTGSTQNYADVWFEGYTPDVTLGVWVGYKQPVNTLESKSQRKRAQQLWSKILNEVIDTQKDLFVTDSFKKPSGIETRTVSAYSGKLPTSMTDKFVTDIFNSKFVPKDSDDGVAKAKYITYNGVNYIPRDGTPSDMLKEKTVIKRKKPISDLIKELQNAFTRMSRHESLAYYLPEDADADMPTQIDPRTDNGKTPDAPGNVRISTSGDRAVITFNATPENDVVGYRLYRSVNGGGFQNQGQVVLTGESRSFSAYAAQGGNFAFYVTAVDVAGRESAPSATVNSAGSVPPAVEEEINEPIEVPGTIITPEESQTDNTPSTAPGTPGQVSVSALSQGLRIQWASTPNADSYAVYYSETGSAPYTKIGTTAGNTMDYGVPASTSGWFKVSASNSVGESEPSAAVHFQP
- a CDS encoding methyl-accepting chemotaxis protein — translated: MHFFRNRKLAVKLGLLLGIVLLCCIGALITFNTKSIYDKSLQYGESVAGQAANRATNEFMTDINQVKNTLDTMSTTLLDAAQNGSLNREEVVRLLEQYLKKDEKVFGFYTGWEPNAFDGNDADHVNKEEYDDDTGRFVPYVVRDGNSLLFEPMPTYEGSGETSTYYQQPKKTKSIYWSEPVTYTVGGKETLLVSIVLPLLDENQTFLGIVGADFTIDRFQQNIASLNPDQGYAMLITSEGQIAAHGSKPELAHEGAVIPPDIKTVIQRIQAGESQFYANDPEAGDELFIAETANLQGTDSNWYLVSALPKSHILQPFYESLNWSILIAALAILLLAGVVTYTIISIVRQLNQVNIVAGQLAGGDLTQKLPVRSKDEFGVMAGHMNQMMDTLRHTISVISEHALSVGSTSQQLSASAEETGKAAELIALTGVEVADKAGRQVQELQESSRSMNEISEGIGRIAQAASDVSDSSRAVAERTTVGTDKIQSAMRMVDSATSSVQTSMTALENFRQRSEEIGHITGMITEVSRQTNLLALNASIEASRAGEHGRGFGVVASEIRNLAEQSRRSAAQIAALIHNVQQEVLSLVENMEQGNAEVSHIAEVINESGELFLSISSQISDVNEQVEHVSAIAQQMSAGSQQVDATLVQLKTIGHETADHATRVASASEEQLASMEQITAASAALANLTQELLKLIQRFKT
- the rpsD gene encoding 30S ribosomal protein S4, with amino-acid sequence MARYTGPKFKLSRRLGISLSGTGKELKRPFPPGQHGANQRRKMSNYGMQLQEKQKLRHMYGLGEKQFRTLFSKAQKMQGIAGENFMFLLECRLDNLVYRLGFANSRAGARQLVAHGHVTVNGKKVDIASYQVSTGDVIGLREKSRALSSVKEALEGRSHLPAYVEYNEAAVEGKFIRLPERAELSQDIDEKQIVEFYNR